The genomic interval TATCTTATCTTATCTTATCTTACAACCCGGTGTAATAAAAGCTTTCTAAAAGATTTTAATCTTGATTTTAACAAAGATTCTTTTGGCTTCTTCTTTGCGGAGTTTGCGAGATTTGTTTAAAATTGCTCCGCAACCGGAACTGTAGGGCAAGGCTTTCTTCAAGAACCGATGGTTCTTTCAGAACCAGAGGTTAGCCTTGCGAGGAGCCTGGTGGCACCGGAGCAGAAAAACATAGTGCCGAGAAAATTTCTGGTAGCCGCAGGCTTCAGCCTGCGCATGGTCTTTTCCATAGGAATGAAATAATTGTAGGGCAAACCTTTAGGTTTGCGCTTTAAATTGTCGAGCAAGCTCGACCACTACAAATGTTTGAAATGTAGTGGCAGAGTTTACTTTGCAAAATCCGCGGAAACCTGTATCACTATCCGCGTGATTCTGTGTTGTTTCAGCCTTCGGGCTGAATAAAATGGAGGAAAAAATGAAAATAATAATAACTACTTTTTTAATAGTAGTCAGTTTGGCATTTACAGGGCCTTTGTGGTACGCAAAATATAATGGTCCTTCAGGTGGATATGCCTCCATATTGGATATAGTCATTGACAATGATCGCAATGTCTACGTCACGGGAATTGCAAATTCCAACAATGATGATGGTGATATCATAACAATAAAATACAATGCACAGGGTGACGCACTCTGGAGTAGACTAACGGATTGCTATTATAAAGATATTGCCTACTCCATCTGCATAGATGAATACGGCTACAGTTATGTTGCAGGATTCACATATGATGGCACATACTACCGTTTAGCTGTGATAAAGTATAATCCTGACGGAACGATTAATTGCATCAACGCAGACAATGTTCAAAATGCATTCTATATGAACAGTTACACAATTAAACTGGATAGTCAGAGAAACGTTTATGTCGCAACTATGTATGGAACCGATGCCTGGTTAGTGACCTTTGATAATAACCTTAACTACCGAGGCAGTCTTTTAATTGATTATGGTGATCTGGATTGCTTTAATGATATGGTAATTACCTCTGATGATAAAATAATCGTAACGGGCAGGGTCGAAACACCCCTTGGTTCTCCAGAACAGACTGATAAGGATATGTTTATTGGCAAATATATATTCAATGAGGGAACTGGACTTTTTGAAGAAATATGGCATTATGTCTCATTTCCTCAGGCTGAATATTCAATTGAAAAGGGGCACAAAGTAAAATTGGATAATGCGGGTAATGTTTATGTCGCTGGAACTACACAAACGGGTAGTTCTCAAGGATATCAACATTACTGTCTGTGGAAATTTAATGCTGATGGTAATCTACAATGGATGT from candidate division WOR-3 bacterium carries:
- a CDS encoding T9SS type A sorting domain-containing protein → MKIIITTFLIVVSLAFTGPLWYAKYNGPSGGYASILDIVIDNDRNVYVTGIANSNNDDGDIITIKYNAQGDALWSRLTDCYYKDIAYSICIDEYGYSYVAGFTYDGTYYRLAVIKYNPDGTINCINADNVQNAFYMNSYTIKLDSQRNVYVATMYGTDAWLVTFDNNLNYRGSLLIDYGDLDCFNDMVITSDDKIIVTGRVETPLGSPEQTDKDMFIGKYIFNEGTGLFEEIWHYVSFPQAEYSIEKGHKVKLDNAGNVYVAGTTQTGSSQGYQHYCLWKFNADGNLQWMFNYNDPQGNSSSPCDLAVHPVTGISYMTGWRALNTNDVEIMTMAIDADMNLLWRDNWNYGSLYDEGHAIAISNYSVYVSGMVSSPGNNDMVTMCYRLSTGERKWIEIYRYSTSSKEIAWCNAVKQNGNYAYIVSAGQLQNPDYALTVMYKVLDNNSDNPAGHEEPMFYTQIYPQPCHDIMKITLSSPAEQWASVSLYDATGRKITDLYNDFAKTGLNKIVYNPDNLCNGVYFVRFDVGGITKTEKVVLQR